A portion of the Magnolia sinica isolate HGM2019 chromosome 17, MsV1, whole genome shotgun sequence genome contains these proteins:
- the LOC131231068 gene encoding protein PSK SIMULATOR 1, translating into MVAEPWILKMGNQVSNNLKHAFFLDPWKKNKNTRRPDRKDPSAAVLIGILSFEVANVMSKTVHLYKSLTDAEISRLRSEILKSEGVRNVVSDDESYLLELAVAEKLDDLNRVAAVVSRLGKKCTEPALLGFEHIYADICSGKINVRELGFLVKNMDGMVRKMERYVGSTSNLYNELEVLNELEQATKKFQQNQHEESRRAFEQKVIWQSQDVAHLKDVSLWNQTFDKIVGLLARTVCTIYARICFVFGDSVLGLGLGLGHGGEGSAVFVDESRQFSGQILLGRHRTPRTSGPLRQEFSGSIGCNSGLLESTAAERRDMGGKIELSSQRREISSFHHDNFSFPCGSSPGRLFMECLSLSSSALSKLDDECVENEIGSCRSGSSAPNGVKREHAHRSGCLNRVETGIPFSGDQRQYNCSSGRRLQFGPKSKLMMHALPSTIGGSALALHYANVIIVIEKLLRYPHLVGEEARDDLYQMLPLSLRMSLRKNLKSYVKSLAIYDAPLAHDWKEALDKILKWLAPLAHNMIRWQTERNFEQQQIVMRTNVLLLQTLYFADREKTENAICELLVGLNYICRYEHQQNALLDCTSSADFDSCMDWQLQY; encoded by the coding sequence atggtTGCAGAGCCTTGGATCTTAAAGATGGGGAATCAGGTCAGTAACAATCTCAAACACGCTTTCTTTCTCGACCCTTGGAAGAAAAACAAGAACACCAGAAGACCAGATCGGAAGGACCCATCAGCGGCGGTGCTGATCGGCATCCTCTCTTTTGAGGTCGCCAACGTCATGTCGAAAACTGTCCACCTCTATAAATCCCTCACGGATGCTGAGATCTCTCGCCTCCGGTCCGAGATCCTGAAATCTGAAGGTGTTAGGAATGTCGTTTCAGACGACGAATCCTACCTTCTGGAGCTTGCCGTGGCGGAGAAGCTCGACGACCTCAACCGTGTTGCTGCGGTTGTTTCCAGGTTAGGGAAGAAATGCACCGAGCCAGCGTTGCTTGGGTTTGAACATATATATGCCGATATTTGCAGTGGAAAAATCAACGTTAGGGAATTAGGGTTTCTGGTCAAgaacatggatgggatggttaggaagATGGAGagatatgtggggtccacgtcgAATCTTTATAACGAGTTGGAGGTGTTGAATGAGTTGGAGCAGGCGACCAAGAAGTTCCAGCAGAATCAGCACGAGGAGAGCCGCCGGGCATTCGAGCAGAAGGTCATCTGGCAGAGTCAGGACGTGGCCCATCTCAAGGATGTCTCATTGTGGAACCAGACTTTTGATAAAATCGTAGGGCTGTTGGCGAGGACAGTATGTACAATTTACGCTCGGATTTGTTTTGTGTTTGGGGactctgttttagggttagggttagggttaggtcatGGAGGAGAAGGTTCGGCAGTGTTCGTTGATGAAAGTAGGCAGTTTTCTGGTCAGATTCTTTTGGGTCGTCATCGGACTCCAAGGACTTCCGGGCCGCTTCGACAGGAATTTAGTGGGAGCATTGGGTGTAATTCAGGGCTGCTCGAGAGCACAGCAGCAGAGAGAAGGGATATGGGTGGTAAAATCGAGCTGAGTTCACAAAGAAGGGAGATTAGTAGTTTCCACCACGATAATTTCAGTTTTCCATGCGGGTCCAGTCCAGGGAGGCTTTTCATGGAATGCCTTAGTTTGAGCAGTTCTGCTTTGTCGAAGCTTGATGATGAGTGTGTTGAGAATGAGATTGGGAGTTGCAGAAGTGGCTCTAGTGCTCCGAATGGGGTGAAGCGAGAGCATGCCCATCGGTCCGGTTGTTTAAACCGGGTCGAAACAGGTATTCCTTTCAGTGGAGATCAGAGGCAATACAACTGCAGTAGTGGTAGAAGATTGCAGTTTGGCCCAAAAAGTAAgctaatgatgcatgccctgcCTTCCACCATTGGCGGTTCCGCTCTTGCTTTGCATTATGCAAATGTCATAATTGTTATCGAGAAGCTGCTCCGCTACCCACATTTAGTTGGCGAGGAAGCAAGGGATGACCTCTATCAGATGTTGCCCTTGAGCTTAAGGATGTCTTTGAGAAAGAATCTCAAGTCCTATGTCAAGAGCTTGGCTATATATGATGCTCCATTGGCTCATGATTGGAAGGAAGCGCTAGATAAGATACTGAAATGGCTTGCACCTCTAGCACATAACATGATCAGATGGCAGACTGAACGTAATTTCGAGCAACAACAAATTGTTATGAGAACGAATGTTCTCCTGCTCCAGACGTTGTATTTTGCGGATAGAGAGAAGACGGAGAATGCTATCTGTGAACTTCTTGTTGGATTGAATTACATATGCCGCTATGAGCATCAGCAGAATGCCTTGTTGGATTGTACGAGCAGTGCGGATTTTGATAGTTGTATGGACTGGCAGTTGCAATACTAA
- the LOC131231102 gene encoding phosphopantothenoylcysteine decarboxylase-like — MSEREAALDYTDMRKPRILLAASGSVAAIKFGSLCHGFSEWAEVKAVATKSSLHFIDKASLAKDVVLYTDEYEWSSWKKIGDNVLHIELRKWADNMVIAPLSANTLGKIAGGFCDNLLTCIVRAWDFNKPIYVAPAMNTFMWENPFTESHLESISKLGFTLIPPITKRLACGDYGNGAMAEPSMINNTVRLKVLNLDH, encoded by the exons ATGTCAGAAAGGGAAGCAGCATTGGATTATACAGACATGAGAAAACCACGTATTCTATTGGCTGCTAGTGGAAGCGTAGCTGCTATAAAATTCGGAAGCCTTTGCCATGGCTTTTCCGAATGGGCAGAAGTCAAAGCAGTAGCCACCAAGTCTTCCTTACACTTCATTGATAAAGCATCACTTGCAAAGGATGTAGTTCTTTACACAGATGAATATGAATGGTCCAGTTGGAAGAAAATTGGTGACAATGTGCTTCAC ATTGAGCTTAGAAAATGGGCCGATAACATGGTAATTGCCCCATTGTCAGCCAATACGCTTGGCAAG atcgcTGGTGGTTTCTGTGACAACCTACTAACATGCATCGTTCGAGCATGGGACTTCAACAAGCCAATCTATGTTGCTCCGGCCATGAACACCTTCATGTGGGAGAACCCCTTCACTGAAAGCCATCTCGAATCCATCAGTAAACTCGGTTTCACACTGATACCTCCCATCACAAAGAGGTTGGCTTGTGGAGATTATGGGAACGGTGCGATGGCTGAACCTTCAATGATCAATAATACTGTGAGGCTCAAAGTTTTgaatcttgaccattga